From Paenibacillus graminis, a single genomic window includes:
- a CDS encoding ketopantoate reductase family protein, protein MRILVYGAGVLGSYLAHVLVRGGNNVTMLARGSRLDELQKNGNVIRHYFQFRSTVDQVNVISELQPKDIYDLIFVVMKYPDFQSVLPALAANHSSHILLVGNNASPLEMRDYLLASSPLKKHVAFGFQVSAGWRETGRMFCVRGPQVQMTLGGLGEDLRWRTVIDQAFVNTKYKLVYQQNMDEWLKSHFMMVLPLNFIAPAYNGDLRKAAKDNKLLHQVIAAVDEGNQVLEKLGYTVTPASQIKLARKQRKMFYLLLKFMLSTPVGKILLGDKAVSADEISALYQAFNDLKSSANITTPNWDILGNYSPSSQR, encoded by the coding sequence ATGAGAATATTAGTGTACGGGGCAGGAGTCTTAGGAAGCTATTTAGCCCATGTGCTGGTGCGTGGAGGCAACAATGTGACCATGCTGGCCAGAGGAAGTCGGCTCGATGAATTGCAAAAGAACGGCAATGTGATCCGGCATTATTTCCAGTTCCGTAGCACGGTCGATCAAGTAAATGTGATCAGTGAACTGCAGCCGAAGGATATTTATGACCTTATTTTTGTCGTGATGAAATATCCGGATTTCCAGTCGGTACTGCCTGCTCTTGCAGCAAACCACAGCAGCCATATCCTACTCGTGGGGAATAATGCCAGCCCCTTAGAGATGCGGGATTATTTGCTGGCCAGCAGCCCGTTGAAGAAACACGTTGCCTTTGGCTTTCAGGTGAGTGCCGGATGGAGGGAGACCGGCCGGATGTTCTGCGTACGTGGTCCACAGGTGCAAATGACCCTCGGCGGGTTAGGGGAGGATCTGCGTTGGCGAACCGTGATTGACCAGGCTTTTGTGAACACCAAATATAAATTGGTCTATCAACAGAACATGGATGAATGGTTGAAAAGCCACTTTATGATGGTCTTGCCTTTAAATTTTATCGCGCCTGCCTATAATGGCGATTTGCGCAAGGCTGCAAAAGACAACAAGCTGCTTCATCAGGTCATTGCTGCTGTAGATGAGGGCAATCAGGTATTGGAAAAGCTCGGGTATACGGTAACGCCGGCAAGTCAAATCAAATTAGCCCGGAAACAACGAAAAATGTTCTATCTCCTGCTGAAATTTATGCTGTCAACCCCTGTGGGTAAAATACTCTTGGGTGATAAAGCGGTGTCCGCTGACGAGATTTCTGCGTTATACCAAGCCTTTAATGATCTGAAGAGTAGCGCGAACATTACAACACCTAATTGGGATATACTTGGAAATTATTCTCCGTCTTCTCAGAGGTAA
- a CDS encoding prephenate dehydrogenase codes for MTTKIAIFGVGLIGGSLALCFKGKEGLTVIGHAHRPESAQKYVSRGVVDQATLSLEEAALDADFIFLCVPVGMLEAYLQRLSKLPLKPGCIITDVGSTKATIAACAVSLDLPDVHFIGGHPMAGSERSGVEAASSLLFENAYYVLTPPPGVPEEAYQALEALLLHTKAQVVRLNPERHDEIVGAISHLPHIIAVALVNQIRAYDDTDSLYSTLAAGGFRDITRIASSDPIIWRDILLNNRSVMLRLLKDWNDEVSSFVQLLEQADGDGIEEAFLEAGGFRSQLPERRKGMITPLFDLHIDVPDHPGIIGRIATELGDQGINLSNVQIIESREDVPGIMRLSFRQENDMERAKILLQHHDYTVYV; via the coding sequence ATGACGACAAAAATAGCAATTTTCGGTGTCGGTCTGATCGGAGGCTCTCTGGCCCTTTGCTTCAAAGGCAAGGAGGGCCTGACCGTTATAGGCCATGCCCACCGTCCCGAATCGGCACAAAAATATGTCAGCCGAGGTGTGGTCGATCAGGCCACACTTTCACTTGAGGAAGCGGCACTGGATGCCGATTTCATTTTTTTGTGCGTGCCTGTAGGCATGCTGGAGGCTTATTTGCAGCGTCTTAGCAAGCTTCCCCTGAAGCCCGGCTGTATTATTACGGATGTTGGCAGTACCAAGGCGACGATTGCCGCCTGTGCGGTTTCGCTGGATCTTCCAGACGTCCATTTTATCGGTGGGCATCCCATGGCCGGATCGGAACGTTCCGGTGTAGAGGCTGCTTCTTCTCTGCTGTTCGAGAACGCCTATTATGTGCTGACACCGCCTCCAGGAGTCCCGGAGGAAGCCTATCAGGCCCTTGAAGCTTTGCTTCTACATACCAAAGCGCAGGTTGTCCGGCTTAATCCGGAGCGCCACGATGAGATTGTCGGAGCCATCAGCCATTTGCCGCATATCATTGCGGTTGCGCTGGTGAATCAGATCCGGGCGTATGACGACACGGACTCTCTGTACAGTACTTTGGCTGCCGGGGGCTTCCGTGACATCACACGGATTGCATCCAGCGACCCGATTATCTGGCGGGATATTCTGCTGAACAACCGCTCGGTTATGCTTCGTCTGCTGAAGGATTGGAATGATGAGGTTTCCTCATTTGTTCAATTGCTTGAGCAAGCGGACGGAGATGGCATAGAGGAAGCTTTCCTTGAAGCGGGCGGCTTCCGCAGCCAGCTGCCGGAGCGGCGCAAGGGGATGATTACTCCGCTGTTCGATCTGCATATCGATGTTCCCGATCATCCGGGGATTATCGGACGGATTGCCACAGAGCTGGGGGACCAGGGCATCAACCTCAGCAACGTGCAGATTATCGAGAGCCGCGAGGATGTGCCGGGCATAATGCGCCTGTCCTTCCGGCAGGAGAACGATATGGAGCGGGCTAAGATTCTGCTGCAGCACCATGATTATACTGTGTATGTGTAA
- a CDS encoding TetR/AcrR family transcriptional regulator, with the protein MNKFEIRTQTKKDAIVTAALKLFTEKGFIHVSIKDIAAESGVSSVSLYNYFGNKEGVVRECANVLMQNTVRKAKELMNQNIDYKNKILQVLEICSEQDYQLLSSPGAVEDQVLSGLYNENTNRIRIEIIEEFIALGKKEGVIDASVSLETILELLNAIGAIQSAWARTENYKEKMAELNRLLLFGLIGRP; encoded by the coding sequence ATGAACAAATTTGAGATACGAACCCAAACCAAGAAGGATGCGATCGTTACAGCAGCCCTGAAGCTTTTCACAGAGAAAGGCTTTATCCACGTCAGTATAAAGGACATTGCCGCTGAATCCGGCGTATCTTCCGTGTCGCTATATAACTATTTCGGTAACAAAGAAGGGGTGGTCAGGGAATGTGCCAACGTTCTGATGCAGAATACCGTGCGCAAGGCGAAGGAGCTCATGAACCAAAATATCGATTATAAAAATAAAATTCTTCAGGTTCTGGAAATCTGCTCCGAACAGGATTATCAATTACTCAGTTCCCCGGGGGCTGTAGAGGACCAAGTGCTGTCAGGGTTGTACAATGAAAATACAAATCGGATCAGAATTGAAATCATAGAGGAGTTCATTGCGCTGGGGAAAAAGGAAGGGGTTATTGATGCTTCTGTTTCACTAGAAACCATATTGGAATTATTAAATGCCATCGGGGCGATCCAATCCGCCTGGGCGAGAACTGAAAATTACAAAGAGAAAATGGCAGAGCTTAACCGTCTGCTCTTGTTTGGATTGATCGGCCGCCCATAA